The following are encoded in a window of Impatiens glandulifera chromosome 5, dImpGla2.1, whole genome shotgun sequence genomic DNA:
- the LOC124938885 gene encoding auxin response factor 16-like — protein sequence MASERVDLLFSFTRFERKEMDNMVENNGNLEEELDPQLWTALAGNLAKTIRKDQKVYFFPQGYQEQADRIVDFENIPSSIESSIKCKVLGVKYLANHETDEVYLKINLLPVPVNGSCSLDDDNDDDEDDEDDGDIHKLVAFAKTLTPSDANNGGGFSVPRYCADTMFPKLNFDDDPPVQNLRIKDVHGRIWTFRHIYRGSPRRHLFTTGWSGFVNNKKLISGDSIVFVKDNNGEIRVGLRRRINREASGDQTESSSAAAPPPPPRSRWNETKISPESVIESLNLASKGEAFEVVYYPQVNAPAFCVESLKVTKSLKIPWDAGSSCKIELESEDSSRKSWFDGTITSVEPFDPDHWKLSPWKSIKVKWDNDLENTYLNT from the exons ATGGCTTCTGAGAGAGTCGATCTTTTGTTTAGTTTTACAAGATTCGAGAGAAAG GAGATGGATAATATGGTAGAGAATAACGGGAATTTGGAAGAAGAGTTAGATCCTCAACTATGGACTGCTTTAGCTGGAAATCTGGCGAAAACTATAAGGAAAGATCAAAAGGTATACTTTTTCCCTCAAGGGTATCAAGAACAAGCCGATAGAATTGTTGATTTTGAAAACATTCCTTCATCAATTGAATCTTCTATAAAGTGTAAGGTTTTGGGTGTTAAGTATTTGGCTAATCATGAAACTGACGAGGTTTATCTCAAGATTAACTTGCTTCCTGTTCCTGTGAACGGAAGTTGTTCTCTTGACGATGATAATGACGACGACGAGGATGACGAAGACGACGGTGATATTCATAAACTTGTTGCATTTGCGAAAACATTAACTCCGTCGGATGCAAATAACGGTGGTGGATTTTCAGTTCCTAGGTATTGTGCAGATACAATGTTTCCTAAACTCAACTTTGACGATGACCCACCTGTTCAAAACCTTCGAATTAAAGATGTTCATGGAAGAATCTGGACGTTTCGTCATATTTACAGAGGATCGCCAAGACGCCACCTTTTTACAACGGGATGGAGTGGTTTTGTAAATAATAAGAAACTCATCAGCGGCGATTCAATTGTTTTTGTTAAGGATAACAATGGTGAAATCCGGGTAGGTCTCCGTCGTCGAATAAACAGAGAAGCTAGTGGAGACCAGACTGAATCATCATCAGCAGCAGCACCACCGCCGCCGCCGCGTTCCCGTTGGAATGAGACAAAAATAAGCCCGGAATCAGTCATTGAAAGTTTAAACCTTGCGAGTAAAGGTGAGGCGTTTGAAGTGGTTTACTATCCTCAAGTAAACGCTCCAGCGTTTTGCGTTGAATCGTTGAAGGTAACTAAATCGCTTAAGATTCCTTGGGATGCTGGTTCTAGTTGTAAAATAGAACTAGAAAGTGAAGATTCGTCAAGGAAAAGTTGGTTTGATGGAACTATAACATCAGTTGAACCATTTGATCCAGATCATTGGAAATTATCACCATGGAAGAGTATTAAGGTTAAATGGGACAATGATCTTGAGAATACTTACTTGAATACGTAA